From the Micromonospora sediminicola genome, one window contains:
- a CDS encoding ABC transporter ATP-binding protein — MTVEAGPTPGLAALLPYLRAHRGTLVAVGALSLSGAAAALAQPLLTRAVLDRITADRPAGALVVALVVLVVAGALLGGLRDYLLQRTGEGLVLGVRRRLAGHLLRLPIVEYDRRRTGDLLSRVGADTTLLRAVVTSGLFETVTGAVMVVGAGTAMLLLDPLLFGVTLAAVAVGVGFAVTVARRVRGLARRAQERVGEMTSAVERAISAARTIRASRAEGRETATVVTSATAAYDAGLRVARAQAVVGPASTVTVQGAFLLVLAVGGARVAAGAISVGDLVAFVMFLFFLVLPLGQAVHAYTQLQSGLGALARIEEILTVADERVDDRPSAAVTVPTAGVPARVEFDRVGFGYPGGPPVLREVSFTVPAGSRTALVGPSGAGKSTLLALVERFYEVGEGAVRLDGVDVRELPRDALRARLGYVEQEAPVLAGTLRDNLLITAPDATDDRLRGVLDEVNLGHLADRTADGLDVQVGEGGVLLSGGERQRLAIARALLAGPPVLLLDEPTSNLDARNEAALRRAIDAVAVRRTLLIVAHRLSTVVDADQIVVLDGGRVVAVGTHDELTTASPLYRELATHQLLVA; from the coding sequence ATGACCGTCGAAGCCGGCCCGACGCCGGGGCTCGCCGCGTTGCTGCCCTACCTGCGCGCCCACCGCGGCACCCTCGTCGCGGTGGGCGCGTTGTCGCTCTCCGGCGCCGCCGCCGCGCTCGCCCAGCCGCTGCTCACCCGCGCCGTGCTGGACCGGATCACCGCCGACCGGCCGGCCGGCGCGCTGGTGGTCGCGCTGGTCGTCCTGGTGGTGGCCGGCGCGCTGCTCGGTGGGCTCCGCGACTACCTGCTGCAACGCACCGGCGAGGGACTCGTGCTGGGGGTCCGCCGACGGCTGGCCGGGCACCTGCTGCGCCTGCCGATCGTCGAGTACGACCGGCGCCGCACCGGTGACCTGCTGTCCCGGGTCGGCGCCGACACCACGCTGCTGCGGGCGGTGGTCACGTCCGGCCTGTTCGAGACCGTCACCGGCGCGGTGATGGTGGTCGGCGCCGGCACCGCGATGCTGCTGCTGGACCCGCTGCTGTTCGGGGTGACGCTGGCCGCGGTCGCGGTCGGCGTGGGCTTCGCGGTCACCGTCGCCCGCCGGGTGCGGGGCCTGGCCCGCCGCGCCCAGGAACGCGTCGGGGAGATGACCTCGGCCGTCGAGCGGGCGATCTCCGCGGCGCGGACCATCCGGGCCAGCCGGGCCGAGGGCCGGGAGACCGCCACCGTGGTGACCAGCGCGACCGCGGCGTACGACGCCGGTCTGCGGGTGGCCCGGGCCCAGGCGGTGGTCGGGCCGGCCAGCACGGTCACCGTGCAGGGCGCCTTCCTGCTGGTGCTGGCCGTGGGCGGGGCCCGGGTGGCGGCCGGGGCGATCAGTGTGGGCGACCTGGTCGCCTTCGTGATGTTCCTGTTCTTCCTGGTGCTGCCGCTGGGCCAGGCGGTGCACGCCTACACGCAGCTGCAGAGCGGGCTGGGCGCGCTGGCCCGGATCGAGGAGATCCTCACCGTCGCGGACGAGCGGGTCGACGACCGGCCGTCGGCCGCCGTGACCGTGCCGACCGCCGGCGTTCCCGCCCGGGTCGAGTTCGACCGGGTCGGTTTCGGCTATCCCGGCGGCCCGCCGGTGCTGCGCGAGGTGAGCTTCACCGTGCCCGCCGGCAGCCGCACCGCGCTCGTCGGCCCGTCCGGCGCCGGCAAGTCCACCCTGCTGGCGCTCGTCGAACGCTTCTACGAGGTGGGCGAGGGCGCGGTGCGCCTGGACGGCGTGGACGTGCGGGAGCTTCCCCGCGACGCGCTGCGCGCCCGGCTCGGCTACGTCGAGCAGGAGGCGCCGGTGCTCGCCGGCACGCTGCGCGACAACCTCCTGATCACCGCGCCCGACGCCACCGACGACCGGCTGCGCGGCGTGCTGGACGAGGTCAACCTGGGTCACCTGGCCGACCGGACCGCCGACGGGCTGGACGTCCAGGTCGGGGAGGGCGGTGTGCTGCTCTCCGGTGGGGAACGGCAGCGGCTGGCCATCGCCCGGGCGCTGCTGGCCGGGCCGCCGGTGCTGCTGCTCGACGAGCCGACGAGCAATCTCGACGCGCGCAACGAGGCGGCGCTGCGCCGGGCGATCGACGCGGTGGCGGTGCGGCGGACCCTGCTGATCGTGGCGCACCGCCTGTCGACCGTGGTCGACGCCGACCAGATCGTGGTGCTCGACGGCGGCCGGGTGGTGGCCGTCGGCACGCACGACGAGCTGACCACCGCCAGCCCGCTCTACCGGGAGCTGGCCACCCACCAGCTTCTCGTGGCCTGA
- a CDS encoding zinc-binding dehydrogenase, producing the protein MRDRVVVVSGPGRVELVEQEAAELREGAFRVETLFSGVSAGTELSYVKGTNPYLHVTWDAALGLFRPGEASTPYPVTRLGYMQVGRVVESRTPAVALGTVGAMTYGHRSGWVADPVAERFVPLPDDLDPLLGVYVAHMGPICANGLLHAAADLCGTDVRTLGDGVRGRRVAVVGSGVVALLTALFARRHGAASVVVVDPTPARRQVAEALGLETLDPEADDPAVVLKTRWNHAAGDRGADVVFQCRGQDWALQLALRLLRPQGTVIDLAFYQGGATAVRLGEEFHHNGLSLRCAQIGRVPRGLAPTWDRERLSAETVELLRQYGEEIRKHVVSAVAPLDEAPTLLTDLAERRRSELQVVLTG; encoded by the coding sequence ATGCGTGACCGGGTGGTGGTGGTCAGCGGCCCGGGCCGGGTCGAGCTGGTCGAGCAGGAGGCGGCCGAGCTTCGCGAGGGCGCCTTCCGGGTGGAGACGCTCTTCAGCGGCGTCTCCGCCGGCACCGAGCTGAGCTACGTCAAGGGCACCAACCCCTATCTGCACGTCACCTGGGACGCCGCGCTCGGGCTGTTCCGGCCGGGGGAGGCGAGCACCCCGTACCCGGTGACCCGGCTCGGTTACATGCAGGTCGGCCGGGTGGTGGAGAGCCGCACGCCGGCGGTCGCGCTGGGCACGGTCGGGGCCATGACGTACGGCCACCGCAGCGGCTGGGTCGCCGACCCGGTGGCCGAGCGGTTCGTGCCGTTGCCCGACGACCTCGACCCGCTGCTCGGCGTCTACGTCGCGCACATGGGCCCGATCTGCGCCAACGGGCTGCTGCACGCCGCCGCCGACCTGTGCGGCACGGACGTGCGCACGCTCGGCGACGGGGTACGCGGCCGCCGGGTCGCGGTGGTCGGTAGCGGCGTGGTCGCCCTGCTCACCGCGCTGTTCGCCCGCCGCCACGGCGCCGCCTCGGTGGTCGTGGTGGACCCGACGCCGGCCCGCCGTCAGGTGGCCGAGGCGCTCGGCCTGGAGACGCTCGACCCGGAGGCCGACGACCCGGCGGTGGTGCTCAAGACCCGGTGGAACCACGCCGCCGGCGACCGGGGCGCGGACGTGGTGTTCCAGTGCCGGGGCCAGGACTGGGCGTTGCAGCTGGCGCTGCGGCTGCTGCGGCCCCAGGGCACCGTGATCGACCTGGCCTTCTACCAGGGCGGCGCGACCGCGGTCCGGCTCGGCGAGGAGTTCCACCACAACGGGCTGTCGCTGCGCTGCGCGCAGATCGGCCGGGTGCCCCGTGGCCTCGCCCCGACCTGGGACCGGGAACGGCTCTCCGCCGAGACGGTGGAGCTGCTGCGCCAGTACGGCGAGGAGATCCGCAAGCACGTGGTCTCCGCGGTGGCGCCGCTGGACGAGGCGCCGACCCTGCTGACCGACCTGGCCGAGCGCCGCCGCTCGGAACTGCAGGTGGTCCTGACCGGCTGA
- a CDS encoding Gfo/Idh/MocA family protein yields the protein MRVGLVGAGGVAQRHARVLTGFEDVELLGVTDVAPDAARALADAHGGRTFRDVEELLAAGPDAVYVCVPPFAHGPAEEAVVAAGVPMFVEKPVAVDLETAERIADLVQRRGLLTGVGHHWRYLHVVEEARRLLADRPVRMVNGAWLDKVPPVAWWARRDRSGGPVVEQAAHVLDLVRLLVGEATEVTAYGDGTPPPVDGADIDSVTAATLRFASGAVGTLAAACVLTWKHRAGLEILADGLALSLAEDGLTIRDADGERHLPADPDGARVAVDRAFVDAVRGVGDDVRVPYAEALRTQRLALAVAESARTGRPVALPTGPAARLTAAVADAGVGVDA from the coding sequence ATGCGGGTGGGACTGGTCGGAGCCGGCGGGGTGGCGCAACGCCACGCCCGCGTGCTCACGGGGTTCGAGGACGTGGAACTGCTCGGTGTGACCGACGTCGCGCCGGACGCGGCGCGGGCGCTCGCCGACGCGCACGGCGGGCGGACCTTCCGGGACGTGGAGGAGCTGCTCGCCGCCGGCCCGGACGCGGTGTACGTCTGCGTGCCGCCGTTCGCCCACGGCCCGGCGGAGGAGGCGGTCGTCGCCGCCGGCGTACCGATGTTCGTGGAGAAGCCGGTCGCGGTCGACCTGGAGACGGCCGAGCGGATCGCCGACCTGGTGCAGCGGCGCGGCCTGCTGACCGGCGTCGGGCACCACTGGCGCTACCTGCACGTGGTCGAGGAGGCGCGGCGGCTGCTCGCGGACCGTCCGGTGCGCATGGTCAACGGCGCCTGGCTGGACAAGGTGCCGCCGGTCGCCTGGTGGGCCCGGCGGGACCGCTCCGGTGGCCCGGTGGTCGAGCAGGCCGCCCACGTGCTGGACCTGGTCCGGCTGCTGGTCGGTGAGGCCACCGAGGTCACCGCGTACGGCGACGGGACGCCGCCGCCGGTCGACGGCGCCGACATCGACTCGGTCACCGCGGCCACGCTGCGCTTCGCCTCCGGGGCGGTCGGCACGCTCGCCGCGGCCTGCGTGCTCACCTGGAAGCACCGGGCCGGGCTGGAGATCCTCGCCGACGGCCTGGCCCTGTCGCTGGCCGAGGACGGCCTGACGATCCGCGACGCGGACGGCGAGCGGCACCTGCCCGCCGACCCGGACGGCGCCCGGGTCGCCGTCGACCGGGCCTTCGTCGACGCCGTCCGGGGCGTCGGCGACGACGTCCGGGTCCCGTACGCCGAGGCCCTGCGCACCCAGCGGCTCGCGCTGGCGGTCGCCGAGTCGGCGCGGACCGGCCGTCCGGTGGCGCTGCCCACCGGCCCGGCGGCCCGGCTCACGGCCGCGGTCGCGGACGCGGGGGTGGGTGTCGATGCGTGA
- a CDS encoding glucosyl-3-phosphoglycerate synthase — translation MGVPVRDSDVTVSPVVEAWATYRTSTAGDWPARRLVRAKGNSRVSVVLPARNEEATVGAIVSTIREHLIDRVPLVDELIVVDSRSTDRTAQVARAAGAEVVSQDAMTRGLPRLTGKGDALWAGLAAAEGDIVAFVDADLREFRPHFVTGLLGPLLTDPSVDFVKGFYHRPLVGATSVEPDGGGRVTELMARPLLNLFWPELAGFVQPLAGEYAGRRDVLERVPFVTGYGVETAMLIDLLELVGLDALAQVDLGERKHRHQDTAALGRMSAQIMLTAWSRLQRRGWAAPGVAPTALLTQFRRGGSEALPNLDREIVVNDVSVEERPPLAQLRHRIPHRRVAA, via the coding sequence ATGGGGGTGCCCGTGCGGGATTCAGATGTGACCGTCTCACCGGTGGTGGAGGCGTGGGCCACGTACCGGACCAGTACGGCCGGCGACTGGCCGGCCCGTCGGCTGGTCCGGGCCAAGGGGAACAGCCGGGTCAGCGTGGTGCTGCCGGCACGTAACGAGGAGGCCACGGTCGGCGCGATCGTGTCGACGATCCGGGAACACCTGATCGACCGGGTGCCACTGGTCGACGAGCTGATCGTGGTGGACTCCCGGTCCACCGACCGCACCGCCCAGGTGGCCCGCGCGGCCGGCGCCGAGGTGGTGAGCCAGGACGCGATGACGCGTGGCCTGCCGCGCCTGACCGGCAAGGGCGACGCGCTCTGGGCCGGCCTGGCAGCGGCCGAGGGGGACATCGTCGCGTTCGTCGACGCCGACCTGCGCGAGTTCCGGCCGCACTTCGTCACCGGGCTGCTCGGTCCGCTGCTCACCGATCCGAGCGTGGACTTCGTGAAGGGCTTCTACCACCGGCCCCTGGTCGGTGCGACGAGCGTCGAGCCCGACGGCGGCGGCCGGGTGACGGAGCTGATGGCCCGGCCGCTGCTCAACCTGTTCTGGCCGGAGCTGGCCGGCTTCGTGCAGCCCCTCGCCGGTGAGTACGCCGGCCGCCGCGACGTCCTGGAGCGGGTGCCGTTCGTCACCGGGTACGGCGTCGAGACGGCCATGCTGATCGACCTGCTGGAGCTGGTCGGGTTGGACGCGCTGGCCCAGGTCGACCTGGGTGAGCGCAAGCACCGGCACCAGGACACCGCCGCGCTGGGCCGGATGTCGGCGCAGATCATGCTGACCGCCTGGTCGCGGCTGCAACGGCGCGGCTGGGCGGCGCCCGGGGTGGCACCGACCGCGCTGCTGACCCAGTTCCGGCGGGGCGGCTCGGAGGCACTGCCCAACCTGGACCGGGAGATCGTCGTCAACGACGTCTCGGTCGAGGAACGGCCGCCGCTGGCGCAGCTGCGGCACCGCATCCCGCACCGCCGGGTCGCCGCGTGA